In Desulfotomaculum sp., the sequence CATAATAAAATAGGGTACTACATTGGTAATTTTGATGTTTTTGGACTGTTTATGAATACATGAATGCAGTAATGGTGCGGCTTATATCCAACCCATATTTATCCAGAGGGGTGTTTTGGGCTAATTATGATCTTGGGGAGGGGAAAGTTGGGTTAAGAACCTGGCATCCAGGGCGCTGGCGATGAATATCAAGAGACTGTCCGCCGACTGGGAAACCGTCTATGGACACCCGATCGTCATGGTAGAAACATTCGTGGATCACAGCCGCTTTAAAGCCATCTGTTATCGGGCTGCCGGCTGGGTTCCCTTAGGCACGACAACGGGTTATGGCCGTACAGGCGGCATCTATTACTATCACGGACAGTCAAAAACCGTCCTTGTAAAACCGCCGCTCAAAAATGCTGCCACAATTCTCTCCGCCCTGTTTCTTCCTTCAGAACTGACGGGAGGAAAACGAGCGATGGTCGATTTAAACACGGTTTCTATTGAAAGCAGGGGAGGATTGCTGGATTACCTGGCATTGCTGAAAGACTCCCGAAAAAGCGTGGTATCCGGCACTCCCGGATCTTTATTATGGCGGTGGCCATCTGTGCCCTCCTTTCTGGAGCAAGATGCTTTAACTCTATCGGTGAATGGGCATCCTGTCTGAACCAGGAAATGCTCAAACGCCTGGCCCGCCTGTCCGGCAGGCAGGGGTGCTGGTACAATGAAAGACTTGAAAAATTCGTCCCGCCAAGCGAAAAGACCCTGCGTCTGACACTGAAAAGAGTGGATGGCGATGAAGTTGATGACCTCCTTGGCCAGTGGCTGCTGTCCCAATCACAAGCCCGGGCGGCGGCTGTTGACGGCAAGACGTTGCGTGGCTCCTCTGTGGCGGATGGTAAACCGGTTCACCTGGTATCGGCCTTCCTGCAGCGTGAGAAAATAGTCATCGGCCAGCGACAGGTGGATAAAAAAAAGCAACGAAATTACTGCATTCAAGCCCCTTTTGGAACCGATAGACCTGAAAGGCAGGGTCGTCGCCGCCGATGCTATGCACACACGAATTGAAAAACATACTATTAAAACTGTTCCTGTAAAAAAGGGACAGACAAATTTCCCTTACGCCGCCCAGTTTGCCAGGGCAGAAAGATTATTCACGGATTTGCACGGCGAAAAGCCGAAGAAAGATATCCAATTTTACATTACCAGCCTATCTGCTGAAGAAGCGGATTCACAAGCGTTGCTGGAAATAATTCGTGGTCAATGGTCAATTGAGAATTCCCTGCATTGGGTCCGGGATGTAACATTTGACGAAGACCGTTCTCAGATCAGGATAGGTTCGGAGCCTCGTGTATTTGCCTCTATTCGTAATTTGGCAATCAGTCTTTTGAATCTGCAAGGGTTAAAGAAAATTGTCAGCACCATACGTAAATTTGGGTGGAATCGCGAGCTTGCTCTGTCACTGATTGGCGTTTAGCGTGACTTTGCCGGAGACCTGATACTTAATCCCTCCGCAGAGCCTCTATGGGGTCCATTTTAGCGGCCTTGTTGGCAGGCAGCAGGCCAAAGATGACGCCGATGCACGCAGAGAAGGTAAACGCCAGCAGCGCTGTCCACCAGGAGACTAAAGGAGGCCACTTGGCCACTTTGGCAATGATAAAAGCTCCGCCTATTCCCACCGCCATACCGATAATGCCCCCCAGCACGCTCAAAACCACGGATTCAATCAAGAACTGGACAAGGATATCCTTCCGCCTGGCCCCCAGGGCTTTGCGGATGCCTATTTCCCTGGTCCGCTCTGTAACGGACACCAGCATTATATTCATTACTCCAATGCCGCCTACGAAAAGGGATATTCCGGCTATGGCGCTGATTATCAGAGTCATTATGCTGGTAACTTTGCCGGCCGACTGCTTTATCTGCTCCATGCTCTGGCTGGCATACTGCACACCCGGGTGGCGGCGCTCCAGCACCTTTACCGCCTGCTCCATGGTTTCCTGAACCTTTTCTTTGGAAACTGCGCTTCCTTGAATGCTACTGATATAGGATCCGTACATATTGCGCCAGGTCTTGCCCGGTATATAAGCATTGACATTTTCACTAAAGCCGAAGATAGACTCGCCTTTGGCCACCAGCCCTATAACCAGAAAAGGGGTGCTGCCGATACTGACCATATTCCCCACCGGATCAGCGCGTCCGAATATTTCGTCCGCCAGCGCCTCGTCAAGTACGGCCACGCGCCGGCCCAAGCCGTCGTCCCCGCTGCTGAAAAAGCGCCCTTCTTTCATAGTCATTTTACTGATAAAGGAGTAGTCGGAGGACACTCCCTGCACAGTGCAATACTTTTTTTTCTTCGGCCCCCGCACATTATCCATATTAGAACTGTTGGCGGAAAGATGAGTGATACCGGGCAGTCTTTCCTTTAATACCTGCACATCGCTGGCGCTGAACCCCTTGAAGTTGGATTCACCGCGCCAATCAACACTGATGAAAAATATATTGGCGCCCACCTTCTCCATTTCGGCCATCAAGACAGCCTGGCCTCCCTGGCCGATGGCCACCACCGCGATTACTGCCGCAATGCCGATGACTATACCCAGGGTGGTCAGAAAAGAGCGTAATTTATTGGCCTGAATGCCCTCTAAAGCTACACGGATGCTCTCCAATAAATTCACCTGGCATCCTCCCTTAAGGCATCAGATTCTCCCGTTTGGGCAAAATGTGCCTCTTCAGAAAGGGCGACAGGAACTGATCTTTCACTGGCCTGAATTTTATTTTGGTTCCTCACAGGCAGCTTTTTCAACTGTTCCACAGCATCCAGGGGGTTTTCCACTCTCTCATCGTCCACCAGCCTGCCGTCCCGGAAGTGAATAATTCTTGAAGTGTGCAGGGCAATATCCCTTTCGTGGGTTACCAGCACTATGGTAGCCCCGTTCCGGTTTAGATCCTGAAATATAGCCAGTATCTCCTCCCCGGAGGTGGTGTCCAGGTTGCCTGTGGGCTCGTCGGAAAGCAATACCGCCGGTTCATTAACCAGCGCCCGGGCTATGGCCACCCTTTGCACCTGACCGCCGGACAGCTGACTGGGACGGTGATTGATCCTCCCGGCCAGCCCCACTCTCTCCAGCATCGCGGTTGCTCTTTTTACTCTTTCTCTCGCGTCTATCCCGGCATACAGCATGGGGATTTCCACGTTGCGAAGGGCGGTCATCCGGGGCAGCAGGTTAAAATTTTGAAAAACAAAGCCTATCTTCAGGTTGCGCGCCTTCGCCATGCCGGTGTCATCCAGGCTGCTTATTTCTACTCCGTCCAGTTTGTATGAACCGGAGGTAGGTGTGTCCAGGCAGCCCAGGATGTTCATCAGGGTTGATTTCCCGGAGCCGGACGGTCCCATTACGGATATAAACTCACCGGCTGCAATCTCCAGGCTCACATCTTGCAGCGCCACTACCTGGCTCTCCCCGGCGCTATATATTTTAACCAGTTGGGATACCTGAATCATTATTTATCCCCTCCGGCCGCAGGGACATTATTCAGCGCCGAAACCCTGACGCCATCCTTGATCTTTTCACCGGGTTCCACAATTACCGTCTCGCCTTCCTTAAGCCCGGTTTTTATCTCCGTATATAAATCGGTATCCAGGCCGGTTTCCACTTTCCTTTCCCTGGCTGTTCCGTTTTCCACAACGTAAACGATATGCTTTCCGTCTTTTTCAACCACGGCCTCGTAGGGCGCCGCCAGCGCCTTCTTTATGTCCGCGGTGGTGATGGTCAAATCCACGGTGTAGCCTGTGCGAAGCCCTTTGGAGTCACCGGTTATGTTTACAATCACCGGCACTTCAATTTGGCTGCCCTGGTTTCCCGTTTCAACAAGGGCGCCGGGTGAAACACTGCGCAGCACACCGGTATACTCACGGTCGGGCAGCGCCGCGGCGGTTACTTTGACTTTTTGACCGACATTCAACCTGCCGCTGTCCGCCTCACTCACCCCGGCGGTCACTTCCACTTTAGCCGTATTGCCGATGGTGATGAGCCTGGTGCCGGGATTAATGTGATCACCCTCGGAAACTTCCACGGCTATTACAACACCGTCCATTTCCGCTGTGAGAGTGTTTCTTTCAAACTCCCGCTGGGCCAGTTCCATCCGGATGCGGGCCTGCTCCACCTGTGCTTTGAGGGCGGCCAGTTCGGGTCCGGTGGGACCTGATTCTTTTATTTTCAACGCAGCCTCTGCATTTTTGTATGCCGTTTCCATTGTTATCAGTCCAAGCTCTGCTTCTTCCAATTCCTGAGAACTGATAATCCCCTGGTCATAAAGCTGTTTATTTCTCTCTACTTCTTTCTGGGCGTTTTTGTAATCAGCCTCAGCCTTTTTAAGGTTTGCCCTGCTCTGGGCTATTTCCTCCGGCCTGGGATGCAGCGCGTCTTCCAGGTTTGACTGCTGTACCGCATAGTTGGCCTCGGCCTCACTAAGCTTGTCCCCGGAATCACCGGCGTCCAAAAGTCCCAGCACCTGCCCCTCGCGCACAGGATCTCCCGGATTGACCATTATTTCTTTTACCGTTGTTTCCTCATAGCTGTAGAATTCCTGCTTTTCCACCAATCTCACTCTGCCTGTAGCAAATACATTATCCTGCAGGTGTCTTATCTCCGCTTTGGCTGTTTTTACCGGTATACTAGCCGTTTTTTTATTTCTGACCAGGTTGATGGCCACCACTGACACAATAAGGCCGAGGATCAGCGCCCCGGCCAACAGCTTTTTTCCGAAAATGCTGCGAAACAAATCTGCGTTTAACTTCAATGCAACTGACTCCCCTTCCTTTTACACCTACCCCGTTGAAAAGCAAACCAACCGGTTTGTTAATCCTGTTTTAGTTTTTATCTTAATTATTAAAATGCAGCTTTATTTAAAGGAGTAAGAAAAGCCGCGGCGAGTGCATATACATAGCACCTGCCTACATCCCTACGGAAGCGGTAAATGCCTTACCTGAAAGAAAAACCACGGCAATTATATACAGAACCCACAGCGCTCCAATATACACAGCTGTTTTTTTGAAGGCGACTTTCATGGCCAAGGAACTGCCCAGCACCAGCAAGACCAAGCTCCAAATAAAAAATGGATCTATCTGTGAAAGGAACATGTACAACCTGTCGTTTATCTTATCTACCGGCAGGAACAGCGCCAGACTTGTGCTGATATCACGCATATTCCGGGCCGGGGAAGACATTATCAAGCCGGTTTTTACAATAGAAGCAATCATAACAGGCAAATATGCATAAACACTTACGCCGAACAACATTTTAAAGGATGATTTTCCCCCAATGGAGGAATTAAACAGACTTAACAGCGCCGCCAAGATCAGCCACGTGATTAGCGGAGCGGCTATTGAACCCGCCAGTACCGCCACCGTTGCAGCAGTAACAGCCGTGCTTGCAGCCGACGCAGGCATGCTGGCGGCATTCGGCAGATTCTGCAAAGTCAAGAGCGTGAACTCCTTTATTTTAGGAAGAACCAGTATGGCAAGGAGCAGACTTATACCCAGGAGGAGAATAATAATTCCCGTTAGTTTTGGTGCCGCGATAATGTCCTCAAAAGTTTTCCTGGGTCCCCCCCAGAGTATTCCGGCAATTCTTTGCCACAGGTTCAACGGTTTGGTGATTATCTCATTCGTTAAATCGGTCTCAGGGGTTATATTTGTTTCCATAGATCACTTCTCCTTCAATATTAATTATTAAAGTCAATTGGTTTATTTTTGAAATTATCAAGCTGATAAATGTTCTTTGTTATTAAATAAATAATAACATATTATTTTTAAGATAATTGTCGGATCTTGTTATAAAAGATATTTTTTTTTCTTATTAAAGCGCCTCTATTTATAAGGCATCATTGTCGATATTTGACGGAATATTTGTCAAGGAAAAACTTTTTGTTTGTCGAATGAATGATAAGAGAAAGAATAAGAGAAAGAGGTGGTTTTTTGGATGGTTTTTTTGGAGCTACAATGATTATACCTTTAATAGGAGTTTATGTTTTCTTTGGGGTAGTAGTGTGGAGATTTATGAGAGCTCATGAATCAATTGCGGAATCCCTCAAGAACGTGGCAGAAAATCTTAAGAAGGAGCCGTAAGGCTCTTTTTGTTTTACAGATAATGGAGTATTATCAGGGAAAACCAGTCACACGAAGGAAAAGCCGTGCCGGGGTAGGGATTGGAGGAAGCATGGATATCACAGGAAATTATGTTGAATCGGATATCCCCTTAAGCCGCATATCAACCATTGATGTTTGTGAAATGGGGATAAAAAAACACAATGTGGCAGCCTTAATAGAAGTGGATGTTACAAAAGCGAGAAGACTTATCAAGGATTATAGAAATAAAACTGGAAAGAGATTGTCCTTCACACCTATTTGAATGCCAAAATATCTTTAAAACGATCAATTATTAATAATGGAAATTAATTCTATAACTATATCCCAAAACATGTTTGAGGAGGGTGCAGTATGAATAGATCGTGGGTATGCCGAGCAGTCGCATCCCACCATCTTTCTTCGGTATTTCCACACCCCCTCACCGATTTTGGAAAATAACTTCCTGATGACATCCGGTTCCACAGTTTGTAAAGGTTGTCCTTGAGTCTTTCTTCATACTGCTCAATGTTAATACCATCTACGCCTCCGGCTCCATGGCTCGCCTTGACCAGTTTGAAGGACTCCATTACTTCATTCTTCGAGATTGCAAACGACTTCCCTTTCTCC encodes:
- a CDS encoding ABC transporter permease produces the protein MNLLESIRVALEGIQANKLRSFLTTLGIVIGIAAVIAVVAIGQGGQAVLMAEMEKVGANIFFISVDWRGESNFKGFSASDVQVLKERLPGITHLSANSSNMDNVRGPKKKKYCTVQGVSSDYSFISKMTMKEGRFFSSGDDGLGRRVAVLDEALADEIFGRADPVGNMVSIGSTPFLVIGLVAKGESIFGFSENVNAYIPGKTWRNMYGSYISSIQGSAVSKEKVQETMEQAVKVLERRHPGVQYASQSMEQIKQSAGKVTSIMTLIISAIAGISLFVGGIGVMNIMLVSVTERTREIGIRKALGARRKDILVQFLIESVVLSVLGGIIGMAVGIGGAFIIAKVAKWPPLVSWWTALLAFTFSACIGVIFGLLPANKAAKMDPIEALRRD
- a CDS encoding ISAs1 family transposase, which produces MKKSNEITAFKPLLEPIDLKGRVVAADAMHTRIEKHTIKTVPVKKGQTNFPYAAQFARAERLFTDLHGEKPKKDIQFYITSLSAEEADSQALLEIIRGQWSIENSLHWVRDVTFDEDRSQIRIGSEPRVFASIRNLAISLLNLQGLKKIVSTIRKFGWNRELALSLIGV
- a CDS encoding macrolide ABC transporter ATP-binding protein; amino-acid sequence: MMIQVSQLVKIYSAGESQVVALQDVSLEIAAGEFISVMGPSGSGKSTLMNILGCLDTPTSGSYKLDGVEISSLDDTGMAKARNLKIGFVFQNFNLLPRMTALRNVEIPMLYAGIDARERVKRATAMLERVGLAGRINHRPSQLSGGQVQRVAIARALVNEPAVLLSDEPTGNLDTTSGEEILAIFQDLNRNGATIVLVTHERDIALHTSRIIHFRDGRLVDDERVENPLDAVEQLKKLPVRNQNKIQASERSVPVALSEEAHFAQTGESDALREDAR